cGACCACTAAGGCAGTCTCCGGAAGCTCATTATAGGCCGCTCGATGATTTGAAGAACATCGTCCACAGCCGAGGGGTCGTTGGTGTAGATGGCCATGGTCGGAAAAGCGAAGGTGATGTATGGCCAGGGATGATGAATGATCGATGTAACAGAAACATGAAGATGACTTACTCAAAGTCGCCCAACCGACTATCTGCGTTCCGAGTGGCAAGCCTTGCTTGGCTTGCAGAGAAGCAACGCTCGATCGTGTCACGATCATAGCAAGCGCAACCAGGCCAACCTGAAAGTCTTAGAAGTCGCTCCTTATTTGCGAGGGAAGCACTTACCTGGACTCCAAAAATAATGCGTGACAAGCCGTCAGGTGCGTCTGCACCCAGTCCCTTCCCGGAAGGTGAAGTCTTCACGAGTAGGCTCTTCTCGAACGCAATATAGAGCACTCCGAGAACGAGAATCAGGAAGCCACCGAACAAGCTACACAATGTCAGTACATCCGCGGATGCTGATCATGACCACACTTACATCAGGCTGGCACTCTCAACCTTGATTGCAGGAAGCAGCGTGAAAGCACTCATCGAAGTGCATCCAAGTGCCCAGGTGGTGCATAATGTCCAGTTGGCCTTCACAAAGTCAAGACCGTATACCAGTGGCCAGCCAGCAGCCAGCAAGTAGCAGATAGTGTAGATCTGGCGATGGTAGTAGCTTTGTACCTACATCAGGCATCATTAGCACAGACTTCGTTGTCCCGGGCACGATTGGCAGCTTACCATGACTTCGAGCAACGCCAAATAAGCAAAAGCATTGAGTGCGAACTTGCTCGAATCACTTTTAGAGAACTTCGCAAACACTCTCCGCCAGCCCTCTACCAGTGCTTGACGTCGGGCAAACACTTCTTCCCAGAAGACGACCGGAAACAACGCGTAAGCGTAGTAAGTGATCGGCGAGTTCTGCATAAACAGCAAGCTGTAGAGTCCGACAAAGATCGAGGAGAACACAATCACAAGTCCTACTGGCCGTGATGGCTCGATCTTGCCATCGAGCATGTGCTCATCCACAGCGGTGGTGAAGGCGAAGGCGATCCAACCCAGGTATCCCGCAGTGACGAGAGTCCTCAAGAACAGCCAGGCGTACGTTTGAAGATACCGGAGTCCTTTGAGACCGAGCTGGATGAGCTCATCAGAGCTTTGTATTGCTTGCTTGTACTGTCGCTTCGATATCTGCTGCTGGATTGTGGCCACCCGTTGATCTACACTGTGCTCGGCGTCGCCAAATCCAGAGTATGGTCTGTATCGCATAACCTCGGCCTGCTTCTCTTCTTCCTTGATGCGGTACATCTCCAAGATCTCCTTTGCATTGGTCAGAAGAGCTTTGGCTTTCTCTTCGTCTGTAGCGTCCAGGAATGACAAGGGCAGCTCTCCGACCGAATTGACTGGGAATTCGAGGCCGGCTAGGTATGCCATGAGCGCAGCCACATCTGCCTGTGCAACATCGTGTCTCTGAACGTGGTCAAGATGCCAATCGTGGGAGAAGCCATCTTCATGTCCAGGCGCCCTCCCTCGGCGGACAGTGTTGGGTTTCGCAACCCCAGATCCCCAGGCAATGAGTGGAGTCCGTGTGTTGTCAGGATGGCCGTCTCCGTGGCTACCCCAGTCACTCATGCCATGGTCTGCTGTAAATACGAAAGCCGTCTCATCATCCTCGTAAAAGTTGTTGATGACCTCCGTGATCTCCTTGACCCCTTGGTCCACGACCTGAATGTTGCGCAGGTATTCCCTCGAATATGGCCGGTAGGCATGTCCGGTGGTGTCCAATCCGAGCAGATGCAAAAAGAACACCAGCTTGTCTTGCCTCAACCGTGCGTTCAAGGCGTCGTCTGTCTCTGCATCCTTGAACAACTGCTTCACGCGATCGAAGACCCAGTAGTCCAGCTCCGTGGCGTCCTTACTGAAGTCCTCGAATTCATGTCCGTATGTTGCATCGTCGACCCGTCCCGGCACAGCACCTGTTGAGAACATAGGCAAGATATCCGGACTTCCCCAACTCCATGTATGCCGGCTCCTGTTGAAGACACTGTCGAAGTTGACTGGATTGAGCTTCCACCCTGTTGTTACTGCTGCCACATCCTCGTATAACCCCGCTATCAATGCTACATGCCCAGGTCGTGATTCGGTAGGTACGCGAGTATGCGAGACACCGAATGTGCCATGTTCGAGGACCCTCGATCGAAGGAAGGGTGCTAACGGTCCTGGCTCCTGTGCTGATGTATCGTCCGGCGACCTTGATGGGTCGGGGAAGAATTGGAATGCCTTGTCTGCGCGGAGACCGTCTCCTGTGGAAGTGTGAGTGATGTGGAGCATGCGGATATGCTGTGGCAGGGTTCACGTACCGACATATAGCACCAATCGTTTGGCTGGGGCTTTGGGCGCATCGACACTATACGCCCGCATGCCATGGACGATTGGGCTGACGAAGTAGATGTCGAAGATGGAGTAGATGTAGATGACATGAAACAAGACTGCTATCCCGAGGAAGCCCAACCGGCCGAGACGCGCCATGTTTGAAGGAGAGGCACTGGCACTGGCACTGGCCCTTTGCAGTGAAGATGGCGCAAAAGTGGCCTGCACATTGTCACGGAAGCGCGTCTCAGGGCGACTGGCGTAAAGTCCATCGAGGTCATCGCCGGCCGAACGTTTCTCCGATGCTCGCCGAAAGGAGAACATGCTGCAGATCTTCCTTCCTCCACTCGCCTCTCTCCTTTCACCTCTCCTTTTACACCGTTGACCCACAAACAAAGCACGATGCCGACATCTTGACTATGGTTGCCTAAAGAAGGAGCATGCTACCAAGTACCAGGGTCACCACCAGTTGCTCCGGCTTCTGTTGCGAGGTGCAGACAGCATGTATGACCACAGTGGCCTTCGAGAACCTGTCAGCCGGGACTGTTGGACCTCACGAATCGCCTAGGCCAAGTATCACCACGAAGCCTTTCACGGAAAAGCAGTGCAGCATGCAATTGTTTCCGTCAGCAAACGTCCCGGACATATAAGCATTCTTGATGGATCAGAACCTGGCCTACCAAACGTTTGACACTCGTATACTGACCTAGATCGTGCTCTTGACAGAACCAGCATGCCAACACTGTACGCGGTGGGCAGCTCTTCAAGCGTACATCGAAAACCTCGATGATGGCCTCTCTGGATACGGTTCCACCGATTCGCCTACACGAAACTGTATACACAATACGCATTCCAGGGTACACGATGCTCCGACGATGATACTTCAACATGCGAAGTGTTTCGCATTGAAGACTATTCGCAGGGTGCAGTTGGGACCAATCACGCGCGGGCGATGAGATTCACTTGCACTTTCATCCCGCACGGGCCTCCCAGAACTTCTGCCTGGCCCCGCCTCTTCTTCTTTTCCCGCGTCGCACATTCTTCTTACTTGCAACTAAAGCTCGGCGCACTCCATCTACACGACTGATGAGCTTTCACGGCCGAGTCAACATGGATCAAGCGACGATTGCAGCGCTTGTCGAGAGCTACAAGATTGGGACGCGTCAAGTCGCGCAGTGGCTCGTGAAGTCTGCCAGAGGGCACATCAGTAGTCGCAGGCTCGCTGCTGCTGTGGAGCTCGCGGCAGCTCAATATGGCATCGCCCACAGTGTACAGCTAGAATCATACGATCTGGTTCAGCTTGCTGAGGATATCGAAGAACATGTCGCGTCCAGCGGCCGCACCCCTTGGGATATCTCGATCGTTCTGGCAGTCCTACACAGCACCATTCGCAGTCGCAAGGGATGCGCGGAGTGGTACAAAGCACGGGGCGCGCGAACCGAAGAACAACTCAGCCTTAACGAGTCGCACCAACGCTTCATTGATGCCCTCATCGCTGTATCCAACTGCCTCCGCAGAGTTCAACAAGCTGCAAACGGCGCCGCGCCTCAGGTCAAGACCGCGTCAGCACTGGCTAAGCTTACAGGAGCGCCCTTCACTCAGCTTGATCTCGAAGAGCCTGGTGAAATTCCGGACATTCCCACAGTAGAGGTCGTTGAGCACGCAGCTCGAATCGTGACTGATGGAGATATTGCCGCGAACATCATCGACGAGCCGGACGACTCAGCGTTCGCTATCGCTGGTATACTGGCAGAGTGCTACGACATGCGGCAATTCCTGCGCGCCGTCTAGAAGGACTGTCGTGATGATGTGTGTCGACCCGAGTATGCCTTCGCGGTCACAGAAGGCGCGAACCACTTTATACAGACCAAGGCCGAGCGCTTTGCAGATGCACGACCAGGTCTTGACAACTTCGATACAATCGTAGACCGCTTAGACTTGGATATAGTGTTTGAGAACGGAATTCTCCAATCCTGCAGTTGTAGCGGTCGCGATTTGACCCCAGACATGCTTTGCGTGGACGCGTACGTTGCAGCACACCTACTCCGACGACATCGACAGGCATGTCTTGCCTTAGGTGCCGATAGTAGCGAAGCTCAAGAACTAGAACCGCACATGGAGGCACAGCACAAGCTTTGTATAGAACTGCACGAAGTTGGCTGGGACGTTGATGGGTTCGTTGATGCGTGGCGAGGCGGCGACTGGCAAGATCTCTTCACCGCTCACTATAGTGACTTCAGAGGGCCTCGCCAGCAGGCCATCTCGCTGGCTTTCGTCGTGAGTTTCCAAATCGAGATTGATATCGTGGACACGCTTGGCTCAGGCGCAAGAGATGTCATTACAGCTCTAGTCGACAGTGCTACGCGGGCAAAGATGTCTTTTAGTGAGCTTGACGAGCTTTTGAAGCAATTGAAGCCACTCTTCAAGAATTGCGTTGATAAAGCTATTAGTGCTCTACGGCGGTGAATCCAGCACAATGTCCTAGAAGCTGTTGGAAGAACCACAGGAGATATTCCCGACGTTTCAGTTGACGAGTTGTCAGGGAGAGCGATTGATGTGATACCGACCCTTGGCGCAGCGTACGCGCACAACACGATCGGCAATCTGCATAGCACCGGAGTGGATCTTCTGAACATTGGCAGGATCGGAGTGACAATAGCGCACCTCTACACCGCTTGCAAATCCTCTGGTCTACTATCCGAGAGCTGGCAAGACATGGCCTATTTCATCGAGGCTCAAGGCGCGTCATCTCTTGGCCTCCTAGACGTGAGCCATACGCCGCGGCAAGCACTCGCGGTGGCGAAGAGCTTTGGACTAGCAATGGGAGTTAAGGCGCACCAGTACGTCGGGTCTAAGGCCTAACCTGCGCAGCCTGGCAGAGTGAGATTACAGCGAGAGGCGAAAGACACCAAGGTCACGCGCGTTCGCTCGAGAATGGTCAAGCATAGGGATGTAGAAGAAACGGTGGCTTCGCGCTCAAGGTGGAGTATTATGGGTCGACTGCCATCTATCCTACACGCCTTGGCTGAAAATCTTGCCACTGCCGATTCAGAGTGCTTAGACGAGTCTATTGTAGATGCAGTTCGTCGCAAAAGCACTCTAACGGATGTTCAGATGCTTTCAGCCCAGACAAAGGCACTGCAAATGGACGACCTGGCGATGCAATTCGACCTGTGGGATTTCTTCACTATTTTGTGGGATCTGCTGAAGCAGATTCAGTCAGCACTAAAGTCGTCGTCCAACAGTGGCTTGCGAAAGATGGGCAAAGAGACCGAGCCCTTCGTCTTGGTGGATGAAATCCTGTGGCTTGCGGCCGATCGCGAGCGCGAGCTTGCGAGCACCGGTGCTACAAGATACCTAGATGCCCTGAGGCTCTGTGCACAGATACTTGAGCAACACATTGCAAAGTCAGGCTCTAGGGTCTACGACATGGCTATCGCTCGATGCAGAGCTCCTGACAGAGACCACGATATGATGATAGAGCCAGAGTGTCCTCGGGCTGAAACAGATGGACTGCGACTGACATTAAAGGGGAAGGAGATGACTCTTAGTGGTCCTGGTACAGCGTCTGTCGCAACCGAAGATTGTAATACTGAGCTGGCGGGCCCGAAGAAGAAAGTCAATCAGCGAAACAAGAGAGACAACAGGAAGGCGAAAAGGGCAGCTGCGGCAGCAGAAACGAAGAGGGTGGAAGATGGAGCAGAAGATACTGATGTAGAAGCCGGTGCTTAGATGGGAGAAGGTGCGTAGTAGGGCATCTCGTATAAAGCGGTCATTAACGGGCGAACGTTTTTCCGATGCGCGCCGAAAGGAGAACAAGCCGCAGATCTTCCTTCCTCCTTTCACCTTCTCTTTCACCTTTCGTGCCCCTTTACATTGAGATGCTACGCCACTTCACTGTATGCACTAGTCAACTGCTGTCTCGTATCTATCTTACAATATCGCCCTGTAGGCGCGAGTTCTGCGAGCGATCAAGCAGGATGAGCGGCAGTACTTCAACATTGCTTGCAGATTAGCCATGTTACTGTCGAAACACGCCACGACCATCAAGTCTGCTGGACACATGACTAGTGTGCAAGAGGACGCAACATGCCAGACAAGGACTTACAACAAAGAGAGTCTGCATACTGTTGCGCGAGATGGCAAACCGTTGCAGTGGTCAAATATACGTCCACGAAAGAAACTCAGTAGCAACGTCACTCGTTGATACATACGGTACACTATATACACACTACAATGACGACTGTAGACACTAACCATCAGCGCTGGACGCTCGTGGTACATAGCTTGGTGGGAAAGCTCGACGTGCATTCTGGACACCGAGCACAACAGCATGCACAATCTGGCTGACACTCGGTGAAGCAGCGATGTGAACGCTCGATGCAAAAAGCATTCACCTCTAGCTGTTCAGGCACCGAAGTTCCACGCCAAGGAATGGCCGTGCACGATATATATGCCTAATCGCATTTCCAGCTTCGCAGTTCTTCACTTCTCCACGACTTTGTTCAATATCTTGTTGACACCACCTCAACTCGTACTGTGTATTTCACATCAAGACATTCATTTCGGCGCGACAGTATCTGCTGACTCCGTACCCGAAACGCGATATCCTCGAGTCGCTATGGACGATCTTTCACTCACAGAACAGTACCAGAGGTACAAAATCGGCACGAAGTATGTGGTGCAGTGGCTCGCCGACACCGCAATGGACTATACAATTGTGCCTACACTCGTATTGGCACGTAGAGAGAACACAAATACAGTTGCTGGTTTACGCGACATCACGCTATCGGTGGACAGCCTTCGACAGTTGGCGCGCGAGATTGTTGAACGCGCCCAGTGCACCAGTAGAGATCCTAAAGGTATCGACGACACTATCGTCGTGCTTGTCGATGTGGTGCGCGGTCGCAGGGAGTTTGCGCAACACTAGGAGGCTGATCAAGAACAATTACTCGACGAACGCGATCACGGCCATGTATATTTTGTCACCACGATAGAAAGCGTGCTTGGATATCTCAACGACACCAACAAAGATCTACGGCAACAGCATCGGAGGTCGAAGGCCGCAGATACAACTGTCGCGAAAACGATCTGCGCACTTCTCAACAGCTTTTAATCCCTTGTAATGGACACTACTATAGAGACCAACGAAGTGATCTCGACCCCTCCACCTACGACAGAGGATGCTACGGTGGTCTTGGACCCGCCTGCCAAGCTTAGAGTCGTGCTAGAAGACACAGTCGGGGACAAGAGGCTTGCTCTACTATGCTACCTCAATGACGTTGCAGACGTGCGCAAAAACATCCGTACATGGTGGGAGCGCTATCGCTCTAGCGAACTCGCCCTAGGGACTGTCGCGTCACTGACCCAGGACAGGATTTCTCGCCTTCGAGACGCGTCCGCACACATAACAGCAGAGTATCCAGAGTTCACTCGGTTCAAGGAGATTGCAACATTCCTGAACTTGGATCTGGGGTTTGAGCATGGCAGACTGGTCGATCTGAAGTACGACGACATCACCATGGCTAGCAATGAACCTTCGTCTTTCTTACTTATAGACGCCTGGACGGAGTTAGTTCTGCTGCGCACTAACCTGCAGAACTACTCGTCGACATCGCCGACCGACAGGGAAGAGTCGGCAAATGCCGAAAAGCACATTGCTACTAGCCATCCTCTCGCTAGCACTCTCATGGCTTCGCGCGAAGTGGAGAAGCTCGCGGATATCTGGCACCTGGCTGGCCCTGGCGAATGCCCAGATCGCGCGACGGCAGACT
Above is a genomic segment from Fulvia fulva chromosome 3, complete sequence containing:
- a CDS encoding GPI ethanolamine phosphate transferase 1, with product MARLGRLGFLGIAVLFHVIYIYSIFDIYFVSPIVHGMRAYSVDAPKAPAKRLVLYVGDGLRADKAFQFFPDPSRSPDDTSAQEPGPLAPFLRSRVLEHGTFGVSHTRVPTESRPGHVALIAGLYEDVAAVTTGWKLNPVNFDSVFNRSRHTWSWGSPDILPMFSTGAVPGRVDDATYGHEFEDFSKDATELDYWVFDRVKQLFKDAETDDALNARLRQDKLVFFLHLLGLDTTGHAYRPYSREYLRNIQVVDQGVKEITEVINNFYEDDETAFVFTADHGMSDWGSHGDGHPDNTRTPLIAWGSGVAKPNTVRRGRAPGHEDGFSHDWHLDHVQRHDVAQADVAALMAYLAGLEFPVNSVGELPLSFLDATDEEKAKALLTNAKEILEMYRIKEEEKQAEVMRYRPYSGFGDAEHSVDQRVATIQQQISKRQYKQAIQSSDELIQLGLKGLRYLQTYAWLFLRTLVTAGYLGWIAFAFTTAVDEHMLDGKIEPSRPVGLVIVFSSIFVGLYSLLFMQNSPITYYAYALFPVVFWEEVFARRQALVEGWRRVFAKFSKSDSSKFALNAFAYLALLEVMVQSYYHRQIYTICYLLAAGWPLVYGLDFVKANWTLCTTWALGCTSMSAFTLLPAIKVESASLILFGGFLILVLGVLYIAFEKSLLVKTSPSGKGLGADAPDGLSRIIFGVQVGLVALAMIVTRSSVASLQAKQGLPLGTQIVGWATLTASLVVPFLHALSPRDHYLHRLAVIFLAFGPLFIILTISYEGLFYFSIAITLVSWVRLEHRIHQQSFTTSATKMNGNALEVSNPLEPAVSAAKQRKTALKQGDYRSLTLSDARICLFFLYLLQSAFFSTGNIASISSFSLDAVYRLLPVFDPFSQGALLVLKLLAPFALVSANLGILTKRLRLRGGSLFAVVMGIGDYLTLRFFWEVRDEGSWLEIGESISMFVIASVLCVFVAGLEALSEVFVRGVEFDDEPLTEQVKEVNGSVNGALKEKAKKAMGTANGRKK